The Thermoflexus sp. region TCGCCTAATCCTGCACTTCGGCTCACCGACGCTGATCCTGGAACATGTGGATGGAGCCTCGCCGGGTCAGATCTGGGTTCGGATCCCAGAACATGATGTGGTGTTCGTTGGCGATACCGTGACGCTGAACGCGCATCCGAATCTGAGCGAAGCGGATCTGGAACGCTGGGTGGAACAGCTCCGGCAGCTGCATGCCGGACGGGTGGCTCGTCACATTGTTCCCGGGCGAGGTCCGCTGGTGGAACCGAAGGGGGTCTCGCCCATCCTCGATTATCTCAGGACCCTGCTTAAACGAGTGGAGACCCTGGCGGGAAGCCGTCGGAAAGTCGAGCTGGGTCCGCTTGTGAACGAATTTATGAATTACTTCCCCGTTCCCGAGCATGAGCGGGAGCGGATCCAGCGCCGGATTCGCCTTTCGATCGAGCGCCTGCTCGACCTTTACGCCGAGGAGAAGAAGGTGAAAACCGGGAAAGCGGCAACAGCGAAGGCCGGATCGCGGAAGAAAAC contains the following coding sequences:
- a CDS encoding MBL fold metallo-hydrolase; its protein translation is MALEEKPPLSLGSRIFVEDRLYCSTVGAVRTEQGWICIDTPADPLHAAWWRQTLKTIAPLPILAVIYTDANRDRVLGTAILLEGRPGLVIAHHHAFERIKSHGEMGRQQVMDTLINLGQSEAAELLNRTPLVLPNLTFADRLILHFGSPTLILEHVDGASPGQIWVRIPEHDVVFVGDTVTLNAHPNLSEADLERWVEQLRQLHAGRVARHIVPGRGPLVEPKGVSPILDYLRTLLKRVETLAGSRRKVELGPLVNEFMNYFPVPEHERERIQRRIRLSIERLLDLYAEEKKVKTGKAATAKAGSRKKT